One genomic window of Pseudomonas chlororaphis subsp. piscium includes the following:
- a CDS encoding aldolase, which produces MAKTLALPKEQLVKQALTQMQNTLADNTWTDRQKLALTCRILFENGHDSGLAGQITARGPQPGTYYTQQLGLGFDEITAGNLLLVNEDLEVLEGHGMPNPANRFHSWVYRARPDVNCIIHTHPTHVAALSMIEVPLEISHMDLCPLYDDCAFLEAWPGVPVGNEEGEIISAALGDKRAILLSHHGQLSTGASIEEACVIAQLIERAAKLQLLAMAAGTIKPIQPELGREAHDWISKPKRHAAAFNYYARQNLKQHADCLN; this is translated from the coding sequence ATGGCCAAGACATTAGCACTACCCAAAGAGCAACTGGTCAAGCAAGCCTTGACCCAGATGCAAAACACCCTGGCGGATAATACGTGGACCGACCGGCAAAAGCTGGCGCTGACTTGTCGCATCCTGTTCGAGAACGGGCACGACTCCGGCCTGGCCGGGCAGATCACCGCCCGCGGCCCGCAGCCGGGCACCTACTACACCCAGCAACTGGGCCTGGGTTTCGACGAAATCACCGCGGGCAACCTGCTGCTGGTCAACGAAGACCTGGAGGTGCTCGAAGGCCACGGCATGCCCAACCCGGCCAACCGCTTCCACAGCTGGGTGTACCGCGCCCGCCCCGACGTGAACTGCATCATCCACACCCACCCGACCCACGTCGCCGCGTTGTCGATGATCGAAGTGCCGCTGGAAATCTCCCACATGGACCTGTGCCCGCTGTACGACGACTGCGCCTTTCTCGAGGCCTGGCCGGGCGTGCCGGTGGGTAACGAAGAAGGCGAGATCATCTCCGCGGCCCTGGGCGACAAGCGCGCCATCCTGCTCTCGCACCACGGCCAACTGTCCACCGGCGCCAGCATCGAGGAAGCCTGTGTGATCGCCCAGTTGATCGAGCGCGCCGCCAAGCTGCAATTGCTGGCCATGGCCGCCGGCACCATCAAACCGATCCAGCCGGAGCTCGGCCGCGAGGCCCATGACTGGATCTCCAAGCCCAAGCGTCACGCCGCCGCCTTCAACTACTACGCTCGGCAGAACCTCAAGCAACACGCCGATTGCCTGAACTGA
- a CDS encoding DUF4917 family protein, whose product MMDFQEFDTDLEDWNALRASTPIAGLLIGNGASRAVWEDFAYDSLFENARTVEEKPLSQSELSVFDALQTRSFEQVLGALKTTSRVNKALAVSSAAPRNRYYAIKEALINTVHAVHIPWRLVQPAGLSQINQELRRYRTVFTSNYDLLNYWAIQHDTQGIDDLFQGADPSFDIGQTASQQTRVLYLHGGLHLVRNQDGTARKLGSTEGTLLGNFAINNTLKTLDDVPLFVSEGPVADKLKTIRSSDYLSFCYQQLLNHSDALCIFGHELGPQDSHLVQAIRQAGVRTLAISIQPRSKAFIQNQKRRYAKLFEGMEVTLRFFDSKSHALGAPALSVPVER is encoded by the coding sequence ATGATGGATTTCCAGGAATTTGATACCGACCTTGAAGACTGGAACGCCTTGCGCGCCAGCACGCCGATCGCCGGCCTGCTGATCGGCAACGGCGCCAGCCGAGCGGTGTGGGAAGACTTCGCCTACGACTCGCTGTTCGAGAACGCCCGCACCGTCGAAGAAAAGCCCCTGAGCCAATCCGAGCTGAGCGTGTTCGACGCCCTGCAGACCCGCAGTTTCGAGCAGGTGCTGGGCGCGCTGAAAACCACCAGCCGGGTCAACAAGGCCCTGGCCGTCAGCTCCGCGGCGCCGCGCAATCGCTACTACGCGATCAAGGAAGCGCTGATCAATACCGTGCATGCGGTGCACATTCCGTGGCGCCTGGTGCAGCCGGCGGGCCTTTCGCAGATCAACCAGGAACTGCGCCGCTACCGCACTGTGTTCACTAGCAACTACGACCTGCTCAACTATTGGGCGATCCAGCACGATACCCAGGGCATCGACGACCTGTTCCAGGGCGCCGACCCGAGCTTCGACATCGGCCAGACCGCAAGCCAACAGACCCGCGTGCTGTACCTGCACGGCGGCCTGCACCTGGTGCGCAACCAGGACGGCACCGCGCGCAAGCTGGGCTCCACCGAAGGCACCCTGCTGGGCAACTTCGCCATCAACAACACCCTGAAGACCCTCGACGATGTGCCGCTGTTCGTCAGCGAGGGGCCGGTGGCGGACAAGCTCAAGACCATTCGCAGCAGCGACTACCTGTCGTTCTGCTACCAGCAGTTGCTCAACCACAGCGACGCGCTGTGCATCTTCGGCCACGAGCTCGGCCCCCAGGACAGTCACCTGGTGCAGGCGATCCGCCAGGCCGGGGTGCGGACCCTGGCGATCTCGATCCAGCCGCGCAGCAAGGCCTTTATCCAGAACCAGAAGCGGCGCTACGCCAAGCTGTTCGAGGGGATGGAGGTGACGCTGCGCTTCTTCGATTCGAAGAGCCATGCCCTGGGCGCGCCTGCGCTGTCGGTGCCGGTCGAGCGCTGA
- a CDS encoding helix-turn-helix domain-containing protein: MSIRLKLLRKKLGVTLEALAEKSGMTKSYLSKVERGLNTPSIAAALKLAKALNVNVEELFAEDKVSLDSYSLVRSDERQSLAANDQAPGYAVLAHQVSERSLLPFIIYPPREFTDKSFKEHLGEEFLFVHEGQVEVDFMNERVILNRGDALHFNAQKPHRLRSVGEVQAQLLVVVHSGEE, from the coding sequence ATGTCTATCCGCTTGAAATTATTGAGAAAAAAACTTGGCGTGACGCTGGAGGCCCTGGCCGAGAAATCCGGCATGACCAAGAGTTACCTGTCGAAAGTCGAACGCGGCCTGAACACGCCCTCGATCGCCGCGGCGTTGAAACTGGCCAAGGCGTTGAACGTGAACGTCGAGGAGCTGTTCGCCGAAGACAAGGTCAGCCTCGACAGCTACAGCCTGGTGCGCAGCGACGAACGCCAATCGCTGGCGGCCAACGACCAGGCGCCGGGTTACGCGGTGCTGGCGCATCAGGTCAGCGAGCGCAGCCTGCTGCCGTTCATCATCTACCCGCCCAGGGAGTTCACCGACAAGAGCTTCAAGGAACACCTGGGGGAGGAGTTTCTGTTTGTCCACGAAGGGCAGGTGGAAGTGGATTTCATGAACGAACGGGTGATCCTCAACCGTGGCGACGCGTTGCACTTCAACGCGCAGAAACCCCACCGCCTGCGCTCGGTGGGCGAGGTGCAGGCGCAGTTGCTGGTGGTGGTGCACAGCGGCGAGGAGTGA